One window of the Chryseobacterium camelliae genome contains the following:
- the tssO gene encoding type VI secretion system TssO: MSSNREKKLNQSDVRIGILKFILSFTVLAAVSFISVFFFFKSYDVQQKGIKKQADDYHELLTRSDLLRIHVDSIMYRMDQLDINRVDNDIFLRNYISDNIRDARNIMGKDSADNFKHYAILMKQIVPMLALKNQIINVSYKEQTALRDLSECRGKVGIANKELKVDPTRKFTGNRRRR, encoded by the coding sequence CTTCGAACAGGGAGAAAAAACTAAACCAATCGGACGTCAGGATAGGGATTCTGAAGTTCATTTTGTCCTTCACCGTATTAGCAGCTGTTTCGTTCATCAGCGTATTTTTCTTTTTCAAAAGCTATGACGTGCAGCAGAAGGGTATTAAAAAGCAGGCGGACGATTACCATGAGCTGCTTACCCGGAGCGATCTTCTCAGGATTCATGTAGACAGTATCATGTACCGCATGGATCAGCTGGACATCAACAGGGTAGATAACGATATCTTCCTCAGGAATTATATCAGCGATAATATCAGGGATGCCCGGAACATCATGGGGAAAGACAGTGCGGATAACTTTAAGCATTACGCCATCCTTATGAAGCAGATTGTCCCCATGCTCGCACTTAAGAACCAGATCATCAATGTATCCTATAAAGAACAGACCGCACTCAGGGACCTGAGCGAGTGCAGGGGGAAAGTAGGCATTGCCAATAAGGAGCTTAAAGTAGATCCTACCAGAAAATTCACCGGAAACCGAAGAAGAAGATAA
- a CDS encoding type VI secretion system transmembrane protein TssO produces MQAHITLSRKEKQYQFVYLILMLIAALIFLGIIFLKGFDSPFSDEDMISIRNLEEKAKFDQQQKFTYKLMDSTFSQINRLSDETPQPFEENNIMYSINDIANYYENNNGIADIRKDAYPQIAKFYKMYFNDKKIIASKTENIKSFEKQFEECSIGFREKKSQLFERENALKARTQ; encoded by the coding sequence ATGCAGGCACACATCACATTATCCAGAAAAGAAAAACAGTATCAGTTTGTATACCTGATCCTGATGCTCATTGCAGCCCTGATATTTTTAGGCATCATTTTCCTGAAAGGGTTCGACTCGCCTTTTTCAGATGAAGACATGATTTCCATAAGGAACCTTGAAGAAAAAGCCAAGTTCGATCAGCAGCAAAAATTTACGTATAAGCTGATGGACAGTACTTTTTCGCAGATCAACAGACTCAGCGATGAGACGCCGCAGCCTTTTGAGGAAAACAACATCATGTACAGCATTAATGACATTGCCAATTATTACGAGAACAATAACGGTATCGCCGATATCCGGAAGGATGCCTATCCACAGATTGCCAAGTTCTACAAAATGTATTTTAACGATAAGAAAATCATTGCCAGTAAAACTGAAAATATCAAGAGCTTTGAAAAGCAGTTTGAAGAATGCTCCATAGGGTTCAGGGAAAAGAAAAGCCAGCTGTTCGAGAGGGAAAATGCACTGAAAGCCAGGACTCAATAA
- a CDS encoding PKD domain-containing protein, whose amino-acid sequence MNYFQKNKKNIIIGVIATLLIAALVALWLQKKVIHSADDIVGVVYPSSVKVGDTLMFEDKTQFAKTKRWNFGDGTSSEKSSGIHFYSKPGYYQVTLIIDNEYTKSFPVMVSARSVPKPKDTVVAPTTIDAPSQAMQYENVQFRAISEAKQFTWKFGETGRIDSKDKLSIYSYKKPGDYVVTLYTDENIEPILHHIKIISGYDSMDEEVSVEDAYAKIDNDFKYHLQQIANGNSFNMHYNYLLRTYLCNNENTVVKVNDSKVNNFYMYCAGLQFDKNKVIQTVKVNFDDAQNCVTKVDINQSK is encoded by the coding sequence ATGAATTACTTCCAAAAGAACAAAAAAAACATCATTATCGGTGTCATTGCCACCCTGCTGATCGCGGCATTGGTCGCCTTATGGCTGCAGAAGAAGGTCATCCATTCTGCAGATGATATCGTTGGGGTAGTGTACCCCTCTTCTGTAAAGGTAGGCGATACGCTGATGTTCGAAGACAAAACCCAGTTTGCCAAAACCAAAAGATGGAATTTCGGCGACGGAACTTCTTCGGAGAAAAGCAGCGGGATCCATTTTTATTCCAAACCCGGCTATTATCAGGTGACGCTGATCATTGATAATGAATACACCAAGTCTTTCCCGGTAATGGTTTCAGCCAGGAGCGTTCCCAAGCCAAAAGATACCGTAGTTGCCCCTACCACCATAGATGCGCCTTCTCAGGCCATGCAGTATGAAAATGTGCAGTTCCGGGCTATTTCAGAAGCCAAGCAGTTCACCTGGAAGTTTGGGGAAACCGGTAGAATAGATTCCAAGGACAAGCTGTCTATTTATTCGTACAAAAAACCCGGTGATTATGTGGTTACGCTGTATACTGATGAAAACATCGAGCCTATTCTGCACCACATTAAAATCATCTCCGGCTACGATTCTATGGATGAGGAAGTAAGCGTGGAAGATGCCTATGCGAAAATCGATAATGATTTTAAATACCATCTTCAGCAGATTGCCAACGGGAACAGCTTCAATATGCATTATAATTACCTGCTGAGGACCTATCTCTGCAACAATGAAAATACCGTAGTGAAAGTCAACGACAGTAAAGTGAATAATTTCTATATGTACTGTGCGGGCCTTCAGTTTGATAAAAACAAGGTCATTCAGACGGTAAAGGTAAATTTTGATGACGCACAGAACTGTGTAACCAAAGTAGACATCAACCAAAGCAAATAA